From Triticum aestivum cultivar Chinese Spring chromosome 4A, IWGSC CS RefSeq v2.1, whole genome shotgun sequence, a single genomic window includes:
- the LOC123087295 gene encoding ankyrin-1 has protein sequence MATGRRRAVGGGRPRGGGSAAASGSMGYISAGVNLMGAHLGMRRMNSEQSEAIKRVIESSDVVDPDRAMRMMDNVNASDSDSSDNNEEMEDYGPLHEAAGTGRMDTCKYLVEELGFDINADANNDSGMTPLACAVARGKAIAVRYLLDKGANLNKQDSVGFSPLHYATKKGNDGLVRLLLSKGASPDISSCEGTPLHVAVSDGNYGIVQSLLQHDADPNRVFSDLGTPMTAAVLCADVICVAGKISVSAALKCMKLLVKAGAGLNCTTPDTPLVIATSKDLTECVQYLLEVGADANIPSNYNGTTPIEIAADSGRRELVEILFPYTKPIQRVSNWSVDGIITHAKSKHLKDKGKQSDKASKVKQSDKDSKVKRKEDASARKSSSEEKVIQDKKAELKSLGAKAVEEKDYAGASKFYSEAVKVDPKDATLYSNRSLCHLRIGDAHDALVDADACIRLRPDWPKGYCRKGAALTVLKDHKEACDAYMAAVKLDPSNQELHEAFWEAVAAMKAELGAGQSGSSSDSD, from the exons ATGGCGACGGGGAGGCGCCGCGCCGTCGGCGGCGGCCGGCCCCGCGGGGGCGGGTCGGCGGCTGCGTCGGGGAGCATGGGCTACATCTCGGCCGGCGTCAACCTCATGGGCGCCCACCTCGGGATGCGCCGCATGA ACAGCGAGCAGTCGGAGGCGATTAAGCGCGTCATCGAGTCCTCGGACGTCGTCGACCCCGACCGCGCCATGA GGATGATGGACAATGTGAATGCGAGCGACAGTGATTCGTCGGATAACAACGAGGAGATGGAGGACTATGGGCCGCTGCACGAGGCGGCCGGCACGGGGAGGATGGACACTTGCAAGTACCTGGTGGAGGAGCTTGGGTTCGACATCAATGCTGATGCCAACAATGATTCGG GCATGACACCCTTGGCTTGTGCGGTGGCGCGTGGTAAAGCAATTGCTGTGAGGTATTTGCTTGACAAAGGTGCTAATCTGAATAAGCAAGACAGCGTAGGCTTTTCTCCTCTGCACTATGCTACAAAGAAAG GAAACGATGGGCTGGTACGACTGTTGCTATCCAAAGGAGCTAGTCCTGATATATCCTCTTGTGAAGGGACGCCACTACACGTGGCTGTGTCGGATGGGAATTATGGCATCGTCCAGTCTTTATTGCAGCATGATGCAGAT CCAAACAGGGTTTTTTCAGATTTAGGTACACCCATGACTGCTGCAGTTCTTTGTGCTGATGTTATTTGTGTCGCTGGAAAAATTTCTGTGTCTGCTGCTTTGAAGTGCATGAAGCTTCTTGTCAAG GCTGGTGCTGGTTTGAACTGTACGACTCCTGATACTCCATTGGTGATAGCAACCAGCAAAGACTTAACTGAATGTGTCCAGTACTTGTTGGAGGTCGGTGCAGATGCCAATATTCCAAGCAACTAT AACGGTACGACACCAATAGAAATCGCTGCAGACTCTGGAAGAAGAGAGCTCGTGGAGATTCTATTTCCATACACTAAACCCATTCAACGTGTGTCAAACTGGAGTGTTGATGGAATCATTACCCACGCAAAATCAAAGCACTTGAAGGACAAG GGTAAGCAAAGTGATAAGGCCAGCAAGGTTAAGCAAAGTGATAAGGACAGCAAGGTTAAGCGGAAAGAGGATGCCAGTGCACGGAAGTCCTCTTCCGAG GAGAAGGTAATTCAAGATAAGAAGGCTGAGCTGAAATCACTTGGTGCAAAAGCAGTAGAGGAAAAGGACTATGCCGGTGCATCAAAATTCTACAGCGAG GCAGTCAAAGTGGATCCTAAAGATGCAACGCTCTATTCAAACAGGAGCCTATGCCATCTAAGGATTGGTGACGCACATGATGCTCTGGTGGATGCTGATGCTTGCATCAGGCTGCGGCCTGATTGGCCAAAGGGTTACTGCCGGAAAGGAGCTGCCTTAACAGTGCTCAAG GATCACAAGGAAGCATGCGATGCGTACATGGCTGCGGTGAAACTGGATCCATCAAATCAGGAGTTGCATGAAGCATTTTG GGAGGCGGTTGCGGCAATGAAGGCGGAACTTGGCGCTGGACAAAGCGGCAGCTCATCGGACTCTGATTAG
- the LOC123087298 gene encoding 26S proteasome non-ATPase regulatory subunit 10: MGEDDRESLASVRLRDVGALHAAASKGDVGICKYLVEELGFDVDSEAANPGSGATPLSFAVGHGEVNATRYFLEKGADPNIKDSSNGTTPLHEAVATGCDEIARLLLSKGANVDAPSPHGTPLVAAAAHGKFSAMKILLEHHADPNKVSWDLGTPLTTALYVTPERMNESTCLECMKLLVKAGADVNCTTPETPLAIATNNGLTTCVKYLLEVGANINVPAKQVKKGDNDSKASLKSSGAKAAEGKNYVAASKFYSEDKSSDKDRKARLKSQGAKAVEGKDYAAASKFYTEKPSEDTSISVLLMYH, encoded by the exons ATGGGCGAGGATGACAGGGAGTCGCTTGCCTCCGTGAGGCTCAGGGACGTTGGGGCATTGCATGCCGCAGCATCCAAGGGTGATGTGGGGATCTGCAAGTACTTGGTGGAGGAGCTTGGATTTGATGTCGACTCCGAGGCTGCTAATCCTGGCTCTG GTGCGACGCCTTTGTCTTTTGCGGTGGGGCATGGGGAAGTGAATGCCACAAGGTATTTTCTTGAAAAAGGTGCTGATCCCAACATAAAAGATTCCTCCAACGGCACGACTCCTCTGCATGAAGCAGTAGCAACAg GCTGTGATGAAATTGCACGACTGCTGCTATCGAAAGgagctaatgttgatgcaccttCTCCTCATGGGACGCCTCTAGTTGCCGCTGCAGCTCATGGGAAGTTCAGTGCTATGAAGATTTTGCTGGAGCACCATGCAGAT CCGAACAAAGTCTCATGGGACCTTGGTACACCCTTGACCACAGCACTCTATGTTACTCCTGAAAGAATGAATGAATCCACTTGCTTAGAGTGCATGAAACTTCTTGTCAAG GCTGGTGCGGACGTCAATTGTACAACTCCTGAAACTCCATTGGCGATAGCAACTAACAATGGCTTAACCACATGCGTTAAATACTTGTTGGAGGTTGGCGCAAATATCAATGTTCCAGCTAAGCAG gTTAAGAAAGGTGACAATGATAGCAAAGCTTCACTGAAATCAAGCGGTGCAAAAGCTGCTGAAGGGAAGAACTATGTCGCTGCATCAAAATTCTATTCCGAG GACAAGTCAAGTGACAAAGATAGGAAGGCTCGGCTGAAATCACAAGGTGCAAAAGCAGTTGAGGGCAAGGACTATGCCGCGGCATCAAAATTCTATACTGAAAAACCATCGGAAGACACTTCTATTTCTGTATTGCTAATGTATCATTAA